The Penicillium oxalicum strain HP7-1 chromosome IV, whole genome shotgun sequence genome contains a region encoding:
- a CDS encoding Cytoplasmic tRNA 2-thiolation protein 2 — MRMSKFKQMKRTSGQAPRLLLPLSLGISSSVLLQIINEDIERQLAKNFVNIGFEVHVLVVDEQNGAFDAVYEAVTKAFPRLSFTKLPLHSVFDYVTEMKEIIEEYAGHAVVDWEELSNEDRLAAFRAAISSPTSKADLNSVLLTRLVVEYAKSMKCETVIWGDSDTRLAAKTLASVAKGRGASLTWSVSDGMSPWGVNFDFPLRDLSKPELEQYMSVCQELSGVVVPDEPIADDVLTKNLSIDELMMRYVRTQGEKYRGVMANVSRTANKLQSTIESDDPSCPLCGGLVGNVKGNSGVTVANQSSDNYSARFCYGCMRSRPEAFMK, encoded by the coding sequence ATGCGCATGTCGAAGTTTAAGCAAATGAAAAGAACGAGCGGGCAGGCACCCAGACTTCTCCTTCCGCTGTCCCTCGgcatttcttcctcggttcTGTTGCAGATTATTAATGAGGATATTGAGCGGCAGCTCGCCAAGAATTTTGTCAATATTGGCTTCGAAGTTCATGTGCTTGTCGTCGATGAACAAAATGGCGCTTTCGACGCGGTCTATGAGGCAGTCACCAAGGCTTTCCCCAGGCTTTCGTTTACCAAACTGCCATTGCACAGCGTCTTCGACTATGTCACAGAAATGAAAGAGATTATCGAGGAATATGCCGGTCATGCTGTGGTCGACTGGGAGGAATTGTCCAACGAGGACCGCCTCGCGGCTTTCCGTGCTGCGATTTCCAGTCCTACATCCAAGGCTGACTTGAACTCTGTGCTCTTGACCCGCCTGGTCGTTGAATATGCAAAAAGCATGAAATGTGAGACTGTCATCTGGGGTGATTCGGATACGCGCCTCGCTGCAAAAACCCTAGCAAGTGTCGCTAAAGGCCGCGGTGCCTCATTGACTTGGTCCGTGTCTGACGGCATGTCTCCTTGGGGCGTCAACTTTGACTTTCCGCTGCGAGACCTGTCAAAGCCTGAACTGGAGCAGTACATGAGCGTCTGTCAGGAGCTTTCAGGTGTGGTCGTTCCTGACGAACCTATTGCAGATGATGTTTTGACCAAGAATCTTTCTATCGACGAGCTCATGATGCGCTACGTGCGGACGCAAGGCGAGAAATATCGAGGTGTCATGGCGAACGTTTCAAGAACTGCAAACAAATTGCAGTCAACCATCGAATCCGATGACCCTTCATGTCCGCTGTGTGGAGGACTTGTAGGAAATGTGAAGGGAAATTCCGGGGTCACCGTCGCGAATCAGTCCAGCGACAACTACAGTGCCAGATTTTGTTACGGATGCATGAGGTCTCGCCCAGAGGCATTCATGAAGTGA
- a CDS encoding putative transferase caf17 codes for MIRPRPSICGRCLARKRLFTTSSCKSEQIQNAPHPPDVGYSRLTNRGLISITGADSTSFLQGLITQNMLVANDPNKRVRQTGTYAAFLNSQGRILNDVFIYPLPSPNGDHAEREWLVEVDQNELSTLLKHLKKHKLRAKLKLRALDMGERTVWSSWKNHSEPRWAAYNLEAETASPFASSPNVVGCIDSRAPGFGSRLVTPGSEDLRSHLPDESQLAGSEVDLDSYIVRRILHGIAEGQGEIIRESALPLESNMDLGRAIDFRKGCYVGQELTIRTHHTGVVRKRILPVQLYTGAAPSASGPIYDPSAQISLPAQGSNINKAGGRRGRSAGKFLSGVGNIGLALCRLEMMTDIALTGEGSQYSPDNEFKVSWENQSDQQPQEVKLQAFVPAWTREFILAGSAKKTPARSGDVEGERARTLVEQLEEEEAQRRE; via the coding sequence ATGATTCGGCCGCGTCCATCGATCTGTGGCCGCTGTCTCGCGCGCAAAAGACTGTTTACTACAAGCAGCTGCAAATCAGAACAAATACAAAATGCGCCTCACCCACCGGATGTCGGCTACTCCCGGCTCACTAACCGGGGCCTTATATCCATCACCGGAGCCGACAGCACCTCTTTCCTGCAAGGATTGATCACTCAGAACATGCTGGTGGCCAATGACCCGAATAAGAGAGTCCGCCAAACCGGTACATATGCTGCATTTCTAAACTCGCAAGGTCGCATTCTGAACGATGTCTTCATCTATCCACTCCCGAGCCCGAACGGAGACCATGCCGAGCGAGAATGGCTAGTTGAAGTTGACCAGAACGAGCTATCCACCTTGTTGAAACACCTCAAAAAACACAAGCTTCGCGCAAAGCTGAAATTGCGTGCTCTTGATATGGGTGAGCGAACTGTTTGGTCCTCATGGAAGAATCACTCCGAACCACGCTGGGCGGCGTACAATCTCGAAGCGGAAACTGCGTCCCCATTTGCGTCCTCGCCGAATGTAGTTGGATGCATTGACTCACGAGCTCCCGGCTTCGGGTCCCGTCTCGTCACTCCGGGATCAGAAGACCTGCGCAGCCACTTGCCCGACGAGTCGCAACTTGCTGGATCCGAGGTGGATCTGGATTCGTACATTGTGCGTCGAATACTCCACGGGATAGCAGAAGGACAAGGCGAGATCATTCGGGAATCAGCATTGCCTCTGGAATCTAATATGGACCTGGGTCGCGCCATTGACTTCCGGAAAGGCTGTTACGTGGGCCAGGAATTGACCATTCGTACGCATCACACGGGTGTGGTGCGGAAGCGTATACTTCCCGTTCAGTTGTACACTGGAGCGGCCCCTTCAGCGTCTGGTCCAATCTACGACCCCTCAGCGCAGATTTCACTGCCAGCTCAGGGATCCAACATCAACAAAGCTGGTGGTCGCCGGGGCCGGAGCGCCGGCAAATTCTTAAGCGGCGTCGGCAATATCGGCCTTGCGTTATGTCGACTGGAAATGATGACTGACATCGCCCTGACCGGTGAGGGATCACAATATTCTCCTGACAACGAGTTCAAAGTCTCGTGGGAAAATCAGTCCGATCAACAACCGCAAGAAGTCAAGCTGCAGGCTTTCGTGCCAGCCTGGACCAGAGAGTTCATTCTTGCCGGAAGCGCCAAAAAAACACCCGCACGTTCAGGCGATGTCGAAGGCGAGCGAGCACGGACTCTCGTCGAGCaactggaagaggaggaagcgCAACGGCGAGAATAA